Within the Planctomycetota bacterium genome, the region GGGCGCTGGGCGCGTCGGGCATGTCGTCCAACCTCGACGCCGCGGGCACGATGACCATCTTGACGCTCATCTACCTCTACGGCTTGCACGGCTTCTTTATCGAAATGCGCGGCGGCGTCGTGCTGCCCATCGCCGTCTTCCTCGCCTTTATGGGCAAGTGGCACCAGCGCTCGCGGGTCGTGACCACCGGCGAGTGGATGCTCCTGCGCTTCGGCCAAGGCTGGCAGGGCCGAGCGGCGCGGTATACCGCCGCGGCCACCTACTTGATCATCACGGTCGGCATGGTCGTGTTCTTTCTCGCCGCCGCGGGCAAGTTTTTAGCCGTCTTCTTGCCGTTCGACGAGACGACCTGTGCCGTGGCGATGGCCGTCGTCGCGTTGGGTTACACGATGATCTCCGGGCTATACGGCGTGATCTGGACCGACGTGTTCCAGGCCTTCCTCATCGGGGCGGCCGCGATCTACGTCAGCGTGCTCGCGTTCACGTACGTCACGCCGGAATTGCTCGACGCTTGGCCCGGTGCGGCGTTCAACACGATCATCCCGCAGATGGGCGGCGGGCTCGCGCGGGAAGCTATCGACGCGGACGGCGCGGCGTTCACGCAAACGAGTTACGCGCCCTTCCTGCTGTTTCTCTTATTTTGGGCCGGCAAGGGCGTGCTCGAAGGCCTCGGCGGCAGCGGCGGCTCCGCGTACATGGCCCAGCGTTTTTACGCCGCCCGCGACGTGCCCACCGTCAAGAAGCTTTGCATGCTCTGGACCGTGCTGTTTGCGTTTCGCTGGCCGATGGTGCTTGGCTTTGCGATCCTCGCCATCCATCTCGGAATCGGCCGGGAAGACCCCGAGAACATCCTCCCCGCGGTCTTGCAGAGCGACCTGATCCCGATCGGCGTCACCGGGCTGCTCGTGTCCGCGATCTTCGCGGCGAGCATGTCCACCTTCGACTCGACAATCAATGCCGGCGCCAGCTACGTCGTCCGTGACCTGGTCTTGCCGCTGCGGCCGGGTACCACGCAGAAGGGCCAAGTGATCGCCGGCTACCTCGCCAGCGTCGGCATCGTCGCCGCGGGCCTCACCCTTGCCCTGCTCTTCGCCGAGGGGGTCGTCGACGTCTGGGTGACCATCGTGATCCAGCTCTTCCCCGCGTTCCTCATCCCTTTCGCGCTGCGGTGGTTCTGGGCTCGCTTCAACGGCCTCGGCTTCAGCCTCGGCGTCGCCACCGGCTTCGCCGGCGCGTTCACGCTCACCTTCGTCGACGGCCCCGCCGACTTGGGCTGGCCCGACACGCTCGGCGTTCTCGTCCAGAACGGCGCGTTCACCGACGTGTTCATTCTCGGCACCGTCGGCCTCTGCTCGCTGATCGGTTGCCTGCTCGGCACGTTTGCCGCCCCCGCCATCGACGCCGACACCCTCGAGGCGTTTTACCGCCAAATCAAGCCGATCGGTCTCTGGCCCGCCGCCTGGAAACAACCCGACCGCTCCGAACACCGCGGCGACGTCGTCCGCTTGATCGTTGCCTTGGGTTGGCAGACCGCGACTTTCCTGCTGCCGATGGCCCTGCTTCTGCACCTGTGGTGGCCGTCCGCGTTCCTCGCGTTCGTTTTCGTTGGGCTTGGTTTTTATCTGTTGCGTGATCTCCGCCACGCCCCGGCCGTACAGCTAACCTGAAGATGAACGCAGGCTTGCGTTATGCTGGCCTTATCCTGTAACAATTTTTCCTTTCCGGAGATCGCACGATGCAAACCTTCCTCATCGTCACGGCCGCCGTTGTCTTCGGCTTGTTCTTGTTCCTCTGGCTGGCCGTTTGGTACATCAAACGCAAGTTCAAGAAGCTGTTTGGCGAACTCGGCGACGCGCTCAAAGGCCTCGCCGCCGGTTTGGGGAGCACGCCACAACTCCGGATGAACCTCGAGCCCGCCGGCGATTCGCCCGCGCATCACCCCGCCGAAATCGCCGAAACCACCGAATTGCTCGCCGCCCGCGGCTACGCCGACGCCGGCCGATTCTTGCCCAACGGCAGCCCGGCGGTGGTCATGCACCTGTTTTGGAACGGCGAACGCAACCTCGCCGCCGTCGCCTACGACACGCAGCAGAACCCGCCTCAGATCGACGTCGCCGCATCGTTCGAGGACGGCCGGTACCACTTCGCCAGCAACGTCAGCCACGACGGCCACGACAAGCCGCCGAACTACACGTACGAGCGTCAGCCCGATTGGACCAACGAGCAGCTCCTCGACGCGGCCGACGGCATCGTCCCCGACGACGGCCGGGTTATACACGCCCCTGATCGGTTGCCGCAGTTCATCAAAGACTGCTACGAAGCCGAGATGATCTGGCGGGCCAATCGCGGCGGCTACACCGACCAAGAGATCCGCCGCAGCATCGAGGCGAGCGGCAACGAGGTCACGTCGCAGGCGATGGAGATGTCCAAGGCGGCCCTGAACGGTGCGCTAAGCGGAGGCATCGAAACCGAACTCCGCGAGAATTTTCTTCAAGGCTCGGAACTTTCGGCCGCACGGTGGGAGAAAATTGAAGATCGGTTCGCCCTTATCCATCCCATGACGAACGCAGACGATCTGGCTCGCTGTCTCCACGACTTATACCCCGAGGAAGAACCGGAAGATGAGGACGACGAGGACGACACGCCCGATCTGTGGGACCGCTTGCAGACCGAAGCCGAAGCGATGCTGGCGAACCACTCGCCCGTCGAAGCCTTTATGCGTTTAGCTCGTCAAGCTCCGCGTTTCGCCGAGCTCGAGCACCTCGGTCATATCGAAGACCCCGTCCCGGCCGAGGCGTACGCCTTGCCGGAGCAGGACGACGGTGAAGACGATTACGGCTGATCGCCTCGGCACACGGGCGTTTACTTGCCGGTAAAAAACGACTTGATCGCGTGCACGGTGAGTTGCCGGCCGGCCTTGGCGATCGCCTCGGTCAACGGGATTTCTTTCGGGCAGACCTTGACGCAGTTCTGGGCGTTGCCGCAGTCCGCCACGCCTCCCGGTCCCGCGAGCACGTCGAGGCGTTCTTTCTTGAGCTTCGCGCCGGTCTCGTGTTCGTTGAAGTAGTACGCCTGGGCGATCGCCTGGGCGCCGAGAAAGTCGTTGTCTTCGGTGAACTGCGGGCAGGCTTCCAGGCAGCAGCCGCAGGTCATGCAGCGCGAGATCGCGTAACGCTCCTGCTGTTTCTCGGGGGTCTCTTGCGGGCCTTCACCGAGGTCGTGCGTGCCGTCGATGGGCACCCAGGCTTTGACCTTGATCAGATTGTCGAACATCCGCTGGCGGTCGACGAACAGGTCCCGGATCACCGGGAACTTGGTCATCGGCTCGACCGTGATCGTGTCGTCTTCGACGTCCTCGAGCAGGTCGGCCGTCAACGCCGAGCACGATTGCCGCACCCGTCCGTTGATCACCATCGTGCACGACCCGCACACTTCTTCGAGGCAGCCCGAGTCCCACACGACCGGTTCGACGGCTTCGCCCTTCGTCGTGACCGGATTGGCCGCGACGTGCTGGAGCACGGCGATGATGTTCTGGCTGGGCACCAGCGGCACCTCGAATTCCTGCCAATATGCGGGCTGGTCGCGGCCGTCCTGCCGCTTGATACGAACTTTGAACGTCTTGGTTTTCGCGTTGGCGATCATGGGCTTGCTTTCGGGCCGGAGCATCGGCGGATGAATCCGCTGGCTAAGCGTGCGGCTTAGGGGTTACTGGGACGCGGCAGTTTCGGCGGGCTTGTCTTCGGTCTTGGTGGCGGAGGCGGCGGCGCCGTAATTGCGCTCTCGAAGCGGCACCAGCGGCAGCGGCACGGGTTCCCACTCGATCCGCGTGTTGCCCGGCTGACTCTCGTCGTACCAGCACTTCGTGGTGGCGTGGAACGGGTCGTCGATCCGCGTCGGGTAGTCGTCGCGGTAGTGGCTGCCGCGGGATTCCTTGCGGGCGATCGAGCCTTCGATGATCGCCTGTGCGTAGATCAGCATGTCGCCCACGGCCCGGGCGAAGCTGACGTTCTGATTGGTGTACAGGCCCGTGTCGCTGATCTTGAGGTCGCGGTATTGTTCGCCGAGTTCGTTGAGTTTGGCGCGGGCTTGCAGCAAGCGTTCTTCGGTTTTGACGACCGTGGCCGAGGCGATCATCTCCTGGCCCATTTGCTTGTGAATCTCGTAAGGGTTGTTCGAGCCCTTTGACTCGGTGAGCTTGGCGACCTTGTCTTGCTCCTGTCGCACGTACTTTTCGACGGTCGCGTCGGGCGTGTCGGCGGCCTTCTTGCCCTCGGGTTTCCGAGCGTAATTGGCGACGGACAAGCCGCAGAACAACCCATCAAAAATGCAAGAGAGCAGCGCGTTGGCGCCGAGCCGGGTCGCGCCGTGGTAGGCGTAATTCGTTTCGCCGAAGGCGTAAAGCCCCGGGATGTTGGTCATCATGTTGGCCGGGTCGCCGTAGAGCATGC harbors:
- the sdhB gene encoding succinate dehydrogenase iron-sulfur subunit; translated protein: MLRPESKPMIANAKTKTFKVRIKRQDGRDQPAYWQEFEVPLVPSQNIIAVLQHVAANPVTTKGEAVEPVVWDSGCLEEVCGSCTMVINGRVRQSCSALTADLLEDVEDDTITVEPMTKFPVIRDLFVDRQRMFDNLIKVKAWVPIDGTHDLGEGPQETPEKQQERYAISRCMTCGCCLEACPQFTEDNDFLGAQAIAQAYYFNEHETGAKLKKERLDVLAGPGGVADCGNAQNCVKVCPKEIPLTEAIAKAGRQLTVHAIKSFFTGK
- a CDS encoding sodium:solute symporter codes for the protein MHGIDYAIVAVYLIGLVVTGVVLARKAAASADDYFLAGRKTPWWALGASGMSSNLDAAGTMTILTLIYLYGLHGFFIEMRGGVVLPIAVFLAFMGKWHQRSRVVTTGEWMLLRFGQGWQGRAARYTAAATYLIITVGMVVFFLAAAGKFLAVFLPFDETTCAVAMAVVALGYTMISGLYGVIWTDVFQAFLIGAAAIYVSVLAFTYVTPELLDAWPGAAFNTIIPQMGGGLAREAIDADGAAFTQTSYAPFLLFLLFWAGKGVLEGLGGSGGSAYMAQRFYAARDVPTVKKLCMLWTVLFAFRWPMVLGFAILAIHLGIGREDPENILPAVLQSDLIPIGVTGLLVSAIFAASMSTFDSTINAGASYVVRDLVLPLRPGTTQKGQVIAGYLASVGIVAAGLTLALLFAEGVVDVWVTIVIQLFPAFLIPFALRWFWARFNGLGFSLGVATGFAGAFTLTFVDGPADLGWPDTLGVLVQNGAFTDVFILGTVGLCSLIGCLLGTFAAPAIDADTLEAFYRQIKPIGLWPAAWKQPDRSEHRGDVVRLIVALGWQTATFLLPMALLLHLWWPSAFLAFVFVGLGFYLLRDLRHAPAVQLT